One Angustibacter luteus genomic window carries:
- a CDS encoding APC family permease translates to MPVAGRILKRLVVGRPLGSDRLGETLLPKRIALPVFASDALSSVAYAPDEIFLTLSLAGIGAYAFSWKVGLAVAVVMLVVVASYRQNVHAYPSGGGDYEVATTNLGATAGLTVASALLVDYVLTVAVSISSASQYAASAIPALKGHEAVAAVIAVAVLTAMNLRGVRESGSAFAIPTYIFMAAIIGMSLWGFVRFAFGDLPNVESAQFTVQPQSAYEGGLATLAGFFLILRAFSSGCAALTGVEAISNGVPAFQKPKSRNAATTLAWLGAIAVTMLLSILALAHFTHLVFVDPNDTGELLLNGQSGVVGPDGTVLFPGGESYSQDPVIGQLAKAIFDHFSPAFYLVAAATGVILVLAANTAFNGFPVLGSILGRDGYLPRQLHTRGDRLAFSNGIITLALMASILIVAFDAQVTRLIQLYIVGVFVSFTTSQFGMIRHWNRLLRTASGAEARRMQRARVINGLGAGICGLVLVVVLLTKFVKGAWIAIAAMVVLFLLMRAIKKHYTAVAAELAPDDDSTDVVLPSRVHALVLVSKIHRPTLRALAYARATRPSYLEGISVNVDPEDTAALQAEWDRRGIPVPLKSLDSPYREITRPVIDYVRSIRRDSPRDVVMVYIPEYVVGHWWEQLLHNQSALRLKARLLFMQGVMVASVPWQLQSSEGFEEKLEGRMGGPAPGAVRRGPKPPGGTS, encoded by the coding sequence GTGCCTGTCGCCGGTCGGATCCTGAAGCGTCTTGTCGTCGGTCGCCCCCTGGGCAGCGACCGACTGGGGGAGACGCTGCTGCCGAAGCGCATCGCCCTGCCGGTGTTCGCGAGCGACGCGCTGTCGTCCGTCGCCTACGCCCCGGACGAGATCTTCCTGACCCTGTCGCTGGCCGGCATCGGGGCCTACGCGTTCAGCTGGAAGGTCGGGCTGGCCGTCGCGGTGGTCATGCTCGTCGTGGTCGCCAGCTACCGGCAGAACGTGCACGCCTACCCCTCCGGTGGCGGCGACTACGAGGTGGCCACGACGAACCTCGGCGCGACGGCCGGCCTGACCGTCGCCAGCGCCCTGCTGGTCGACTACGTGCTCACCGTCGCGGTGTCGATCTCGTCGGCGTCGCAGTACGCGGCCTCCGCGATCCCGGCGCTCAAGGGGCACGAGGCGGTGGCCGCCGTCATCGCCGTGGCCGTGCTGACCGCGATGAACCTGCGCGGGGTCCGCGAGTCCGGCTCGGCCTTCGCCATCCCGACCTACATCTTCATGGCCGCGATCATCGGCATGAGCCTGTGGGGCTTCGTGCGGTTCGCGTTCGGCGACCTGCCCAACGTCGAGAGCGCACAGTTCACGGTCCAGCCGCAGTCCGCCTACGAGGGCGGCCTGGCCACCCTGGCCGGCTTCTTCCTCATCCTGCGCGCGTTCTCCTCCGGCTGCGCGGCCCTGACCGGCGTCGAGGCGATCAGCAACGGCGTGCCCGCCTTCCAGAAGCCGAAGAGCCGCAACGCCGCGACCACGCTGGCCTGGCTCGGCGCGATCGCCGTCACCATGCTGCTGTCGATCCTGGCGCTCGCGCACTTCACCCACCTGGTCTTCGTCGACCCCAACGACACGGGCGAGCTGCTGCTCAACGGCCAGTCCGGTGTGGTCGGCCCGGACGGCACCGTCCTGTTCCCCGGCGGCGAGAGCTACTCGCAGGACCCGGTGATCGGCCAGCTCGCCAAGGCGATCTTCGACCACTTCTCACCGGCGTTCTACCTCGTGGCGGCCGCGACCGGCGTGATCCTGGTGCTCGCGGCGAATACGGCCTTCAACGGCTTCCCCGTCCTCGGCTCGATCCTCGGGCGGGACGGCTACCTGCCCCGCCAGCTGCACACCCGCGGCGACCGGCTGGCCTTCAGCAACGGCATCATCACGCTGGCCCTGATGGCGAGCATCCTGATCGTCGCCTTCGACGCGCAGGTGACCCGGCTGATCCAGCTGTACATCGTCGGGGTCTTCGTGTCCTTCACGACCAGCCAGTTCGGCATGATCCGGCACTGGAACCGGTTGCTGCGCACGGCCTCCGGCGCCGAGGCCAGACGCATGCAGCGGGCCCGGGTGATCAACGGCCTCGGTGCCGGCATCTGCGGGCTCGTGCTGGTCGTCGTCCTGCTGACCAAGTTCGTCAAGGGCGCCTGGATCGCGATCGCGGCCATGGTGGTGCTCTTCCTGCTGATGCGGGCGATCAAGAAGCACTACACGGCGGTGGCGGCCGAGCTCGCCCCGGACGACGACAGCACGGACGTCGTCCTGCCGTCCCGGGTGCACGCGCTCGTGCTGGTGTCCAAGATCCACCGGCCGACGCTGCGCGCCCTGGCCTACGCGCGGGCCACCCGCCCGTCCTACCTGGAGGGCATCAGCGTCAACGTGGACCCGGAGGACACTGCTGCGCTGCAGGCCGAGTGGGACCGCCGCGGCATCCCGGTGCCGCTCAAGTCGCTGGACTCGCCGTACCGCGAGATCACCCGGCCCGTCATCGACTACGTGCGCTCGATCCGCCGGGACAGCCCGCGCGACGTCGTCATGGTCTACATCCCGGAGTACGTCGTCGGGCACTGGTGGGAGCAGCTGCTGCACAACCAGAGCGCGCTGCGGCTCAAGGCCCGGCTGCTGTTCATGCAGGGCGTGATGGTGGCCAGCGTGCCGTGGCAGCTGCAGTCCTCGGAGGGCTTCGAGGAGAAGCTGGAGGGCCGCATGGGCGGTCCGGCGCCGGGAGCCGTCCGGCGTGGCCCGAAGCCGCCGGGGGGCACCTCCTGA
- a CDS encoding class I SAM-dependent RNA methyltransferase — protein sequence MDVGAVAHGGHCVARHEGRVVFVRHALPGERVRVQITEGAATDRFLRGDAVEVLEASPDRVPSRCPVSGPGGCGGCDWQHVTLERQRELKADVVREQLHRLAGLDSPLVDGLTVEPVPGDDDGLAWRTRVQHTISPRGRLGLREHRSHQVVEIESCPIAVGRVQAIELSSPQWVGASRVEVVAPSGGDKPLVLVGPVGHRRPVLPPASALDASLAVSTPGGLERVRGRTWVREQVEVGDWSATMRVSGSGFWQVHPGAPAALVGAVLEMLEPAPGEQALDLFAGVGLFAAALAERLGPEGAVLAVEGDPHAVRDARRNLHELTQVGITAGRVDQVLATVLESGMTADLVVLDPPRDGAGRRVVEQVVAVRPRAVAYVACDPAALARDVKTFAEHGYQLDALRAFDCFPMTHHIECVARLVPAPQS from the coding sequence GTGGACGTCGGGGCCGTGGCGCACGGCGGGCACTGCGTCGCGCGGCACGAGGGACGGGTGGTCTTCGTCCGGCACGCGCTGCCCGGCGAGCGGGTGCGGGTGCAGATCACCGAGGGTGCGGCCACCGACCGGTTCCTGCGCGGCGACGCCGTCGAGGTGCTCGAGGCCTCGCCGGACCGGGTGCCGTCCCGCTGCCCGGTCAGCGGGCCTGGGGGCTGCGGCGGCTGCGACTGGCAGCACGTGACGCTGGAGCGCCAGCGCGAGCTGAAGGCCGATGTGGTGCGCGAGCAGCTGCACCGGCTGGCCGGGCTGGACTCGCCACTGGTCGACGGGCTGACCGTCGAGCCCGTGCCGGGCGATGACGACGGGCTCGCCTGGCGCACCCGGGTGCAGCACACGATCAGCCCGCGCGGCCGGCTCGGGCTGCGCGAGCACCGCTCGCACCAGGTGGTCGAGATCGAGAGCTGCCCGATCGCGGTCGGCCGGGTGCAGGCCATCGAGCTGTCCTCGCCGCAGTGGGTGGGCGCCTCGCGGGTCGAGGTGGTCGCGCCGTCCGGTGGTGACAAGCCGTTGGTGCTGGTCGGCCCGGTGGGGCACCGGCGTCCGGTGCTGCCGCCCGCCAGCGCGTTGGACGCCTCGCTCGCGGTCAGCACGCCGGGCGGTCTGGAGCGGGTGCGGGGCCGGACGTGGGTCCGCGAGCAGGTCGAGGTCGGCGACTGGTCCGCGACGATGCGGGTCAGCGGGTCCGGCTTCTGGCAGGTGCACCCGGGCGCCCCGGCGGCCCTGGTCGGTGCGGTGCTGGAGATGCTGGAGCCGGCGCCGGGGGAGCAGGCCCTGGACCTGTTCGCGGGCGTCGGGCTGTTCGCCGCCGCGCTGGCCGAGCGGCTCGGCCCGGAGGGCGCGGTGCTGGCCGTGGAGGGCGATCCGCACGCCGTCCGGGACGCGCGCCGCAACCTGCACGAGCTGACCCAGGTCGGCATCACCGCCGGCCGGGTCGACCAGGTGCTGGCCACGGTGCTGGAGAGCGGGATGACCGCGGACCTCGTGGTGCTCGACCCGCCGCGCGACGGCGCGGGGCGGCGGGTGGTCGAGCAGGTGGTCGCGGTCCGGCCGCGAGCCGTCGCGTACGTCGCCTGCGACCCGGCCGCGCTGGCCCGGGACGTCAAGACGTTCGCCGAGCACGGCTACCAGCTGGACGCCCTGCGGGCCTTCGACTGCTTCCCGATGACGCACCACATCGAGTGCGTCGCCCGCCTCGTGCCCGCGCCGCAGTCGTAG
- a CDS encoding thioesterase family protein: MPDDVAPPAPFSWPFDVRFHEVDALGVVFNMWYFAYCDAAQAAFFAHLGTPSSGLNAEGLDVLLRHADVQWVGSLGPHTSAEVRVHPVSVGSTSLVLRFEVVRVPDGQMVFTAQITYVCVRVAEREPVRVPEALRDALERRIA, encoded by the coding sequence GTGCCCGACGACGTCGCCCCGCCAGCCCCGTTCAGCTGGCCGTTCGACGTGCGGTTCCACGAGGTCGACGCCCTCGGCGTGGTCTTCAACATGTGGTACTTCGCCTACTGCGACGCCGCCCAGGCCGCGTTCTTCGCGCACCTGGGCACGCCGTCGTCCGGGCTGAACGCCGAGGGGCTGGACGTGCTGCTGCGGCACGCCGACGTGCAGTGGGTGGGGTCGCTCGGGCCGCACACGAGCGCCGAGGTGCGGGTGCACCCGGTCTCGGTCGGCAGCACGTCGCTGGTGCTGCGGTTCGAGGTGGTCCGGGTGCCGGACGGGCAGATGGTCTTCACGGCCCAGATCACCTACGTCTGTGTCCGGGTGGCCGAGCGGGAGCCGGTGCGGGTGCCCGAGGCGCTGCGCGACGCGCTCGAGCGACGGATCGCCTGA